TTGAGCTCGTGGCCCGACTTGTGGGCGTAATAGGCGCCGATCAGACTGTGGCCGAGCAGGTAGAGGTCGCCGATGGCGTCGAGAATCTTGTGGCGGACGAATTCGTCCTCGTAGCGCAGGCCGTCCTCGTTCAGCACGCGGTAGTCGTCCAGCACCACCGCGTTGTCCATCGAACCGCCAAGCGCGAGGTTGTGTTCACGCAGCATCTCGATGTCGCGCATGAAGCCGAAGGTGCGCGCGCGGCTGACTTCCTTGACGAAGGAGGTGGTGGAGAAGTCGATCTCGGCACGCGAGGTGCGCTTGCTGATGAGCGGATGGTTGAACTCGATCGAGAAGCCGACCTTGAAACCGTCGAACGGCTCGAACCGGGCCCACTTGTCGCCGTCCTGCACCTTGACCGGCTTCTTGATGCGGATGAAACGCTTGGCGGCGTTCTGTTCCTCGATGCCGGCCGACTGCAGCAGGAACACGAAGGGGCCGGCGCTGCCGTCCATGATCGGCACTTCCGGTGCGGACAGGT
The DNA window shown above is from Aerosticca soli and carries:
- the lpxC gene encoding UDP-3-O-acyl-N-acetylglucosamine deacetylase; translated protein: MIKQRTLKNVIRATGVGLHTGDKVYMTLRPAAPNTGIVFRRVDLTPPVELKARPDNVGDTRLSTTLVNGDVRVATVEHLLSAMAGLGIDNAYVDLSAPEVPIMDGSAGPFVFLLQSAGIEEQNAAKRFIRIKKPVKVQDGDKWARFEPFDGFKVGFSIEFNHPLISKRTSRAEIDFSTTSFVKEVSRARTFGFMRDIEMLREHNLALGGSMDNAVVLDDYRVLNEDGLRYEDEFVRHKILDAIGDLYLLGHSLIGAYYAHKSGHELNNKLLRTLIAQPDAWEEVSYEDDQATAPISYAHPAQAV